Proteins co-encoded in one Papilio machaon chromosome 24, ilPapMach1.1, whole genome shotgun sequence genomic window:
- the LOC106720478 gene encoding methenyltetrahydrofolate synthase domain-containing protein: MQNGEETAAPVENIPAVVPEEVTKQSFRIKVWRHLENNGLAMFPRPVFNRIPNFKGAPEAAARLAELDVFKNANTVKVNPDKPQEPVRVMCLEQQKTLYVPVPRLQTGFLNRIVLPEGEPGNAAYRKAVSRNGMEVYGQPIGIEDTVTLDLVVMGSVAVSKEGYRIGKGRGYGDLEFGLMMHMKAIKPNTLVATTVHDCQVFDTLPAELFGPHDVPIDLIVTPTQVIETQRMSQRPTGILWHLLSNRRLELMPILGQLREIEMLAGRSCTLKEVDTDVEERSQGRPRRPRRRTRSSKSHSEGEGGNTTEGEEAKTGKARRAARRRHSTKSKDGKEGKDSEKPRRPRRPRPDIEFSVKISNISPTTRVRDLKQALSERGVKPQIMVWKGFRGFCYLHFFKPVPQKGEGDSAPAINMDSVLSALAQMSLGGSGGAAGAADDEDKPRLLCVEPAPPRQQPPQQPPQQPPQKVTYKQTYV, translated from the exons atgCAGAACGGAGAAGAGACAGCGGCGCCGGTAGAAAACA TTCCGGCAGTAGTTCCCGAAGAGGTGACGAAGCAATCTTTCCGGATCAAAGTATGGCGTCACTTGGAGAACAATGGTCTGGCGATGTTCCCCCGCCCCGTCTTCAATCGGATCCCTAACTTCAAGGGAGCACCCGAGGCAGCAGCGAGGTTGGCTGAACTGGACGTTTTCAAGAATGCCAACACTGTAAAAGTGAATCCGGATAAACCACAGGAGCCCGTCag AGTGATGTGTCTGGAGCAGCAAAAGACTCTATACGTTCCCGTCCCACGGCTGCAGACGGGCTTCCTCAACAGGATCGTACTTCCGGAAGGTGAACCCGGCAACGCGGCGTACCGTAAGGCCGTGTCACGTAACGGCATGGAGGTCTACGGTCAGCCCATAG GTATTGAAGACACTGTGACTTTGGACTTGGTGGTAATGGGCTCCGTGGCTGTCTCCAAGGAGGGTTACCGTATTGGTAAAGGGAGAG GTTACGGCGATTTGGAGTTTGGTCTCATGATGCACATGAAAGCCATCAAGCCAAACACATTGGTGGCGACCACTGTTCATGATTGTCAG GTATTTGACACACTTCCAGCTGAGTTGTTTGGTCCTCATGATGTGCCCATTGATCTTATTGTCACGCCAACACAG GTGATAGAAACACAGCGCATGAGCCAGCGGCCGACGGGCATTTTGTGGCACTTGCTGTCTAACAGACGTCTGGAACTAATGCCCATACTTGGACAGCTCAGAGAAATTGAAATGCT TGCGGGTCGCTCGTGTACGCTGAAGGAAGTGGACACAGATGTGGAGGAGCGCAGTCAGGGCCGGCCACGTCGTCCACGTCGTCGTACTCGCTCCAGCAAGAGTCACAGCGAGGGCGAG GGTGGCAACACCACCGAGGGTGAGGAAGCAAAGACCGGCAAAGCTCGGCGAGCTGCTCGCCGCCGTCACAGCACCAAGTCTAAAGACGGCAAAGAGGGCAAGGACAGTGAGAAGCCGCGTCGCCCGCGCAGACCTAGACCTGACATTGAATTCTCTGTCAAG ATATCTAACATCAGTCCAACAACGCGTGTGCGGGATCTGAAACAGGCGCTGTCTGAGCGCGGAGTCAAGCCGCAGATCATGGTGTGGAAG GGCTTCCGTGGATTCTGCTACTTGCATTTCTTTAAACCGGTTCCTCAaaaa GGTGAAGGTGACAGTGCGCCTGCAATCAATATGGACAGTGTGCTGAGTGCGCTTGCACAGATGTCACTGGGAGGTAGTGGAGGAGCTGCTGGTGCAGCTGATGATGAGGACAAGCCGCGTTTACTGTGCGTTGAGCCCGCACCACCCCGACAGCAACCCCCGCAGCAACCCCCGCAGCAACCCCCACAGAAGGTGAcgtacaaacaaacatatgtATAG
- the LOC106720493 gene encoding BTB/POZ domain-containing protein KCTD9, whose amino-acid sequence MRRVYVYKNKCEDDGKLMAVEDSIETFKSQISLHFNIGKENLKLYSSNGCEIVDLRVIRDEEKLYLSLDTNSSESCETVTNLGYFSQSSIDSERIVSDWITLNVGGRHFTTSRGTLLAKEPLSMLARMFADDNNVYLMNPSATDSTGAFLIDRSPDYFEPILNYLRHGDVILDKHINPKGVLEEAVFYGIDSMIPHLNQLIEESTSNSSSNHCLTRKDVVRSIILTPTTSELRYQGVNLAGADLSRLDLRYINFKYACLSGCNLSGANLSHCCLERADLSHANLEGTQLLGVKALCAHMEGAILRGCNMEDPAGSRAVLEGVNLKGANLEGSNMAGVNLRVATLKNANLQNCDLRTAVLAGADLECCDLSGSDLHEANLRGANLKDAAFELMLTPLHMSQTIR is encoded by the exons ATGCGACGtgtatatgtttataaaaacaaatgtgaAGATGATGGAAAACTTATGGCTGTGGAAGATTCGATCGAAACGTTCAAATCGCAGATATCCTTGCATTTCAATATCGGGaaggaaaacttaaaattatactcGTCAAATGGTTGTGAGATTGTAGACCTAAGGGTAATAAGAGATGAGGAGAAACTGTACCTTTCTTTAGATACAAACTCGTCTGAATCGTGCGAGACTGTTACTAATTTAGGTTATTTTAGTCAATCAAGTATTGACAGTGAACGCATAGTGTCCGATTGGATAACGCTTAATGTTGGTGGAAGACATTTTACAACGTCTAGAGGAACACTTCTAGCTAAAGAACCTTTATCTATGCTTGCTCGTATGTtcgctgatgataataatgtatatttgatGAATCCAAGTGCCACAGATTCTACAGGCGCGTTTTTAATAGACAGAAGCCCGGATTATTTTGAGCcaatacttaattatttgaGACACGGTGATGTTATATTAGATAAACATATTAACCCTAAAGGAGTACTGGAAGAAGCAGTATTTTATG GTATTGATTCCATGATACCACATTTAAATCAGTTGATAGAAGAGTCTACATCAAACAGTTCCAGTAATCATTGTCTAACACGGAAGGATGTTGTACGGTCAATTATATTGACACCTACAACTTCCGAGTTAAGGTACCAAGGTGTTAACTTGGCAGGAGCTGATCTAAGCAGACTGGATTTAagatacattaattttaag TATGCATGTCTGTCCGGGTGTAACTTGAGTGGAGCGAACTTATCGCACTGTTGCTTGGAGCGTGCTGACTTGTCTCATGCCAATCTTGAGGGTACACAACTTTTAGGCGTAAAGGCATTATGCGCCCATATGGaag gtGCAATCTTAAGAGGTTGTAATATGGAAGATCCTGCTGGGTCGCGGGCTGTGTTAGAAGGAGTTAACCTAAAAG gTGCAAATTTAGAAGGAAGTAACATGGCTGGTGTAAATTTAAGAGTGGCAACACTAAAAAATGCCAACCTTCAAAACTGTGATCTCAGAACCGCTGTATTGGCGGGTGCTGATTTGgag tGCTGTGATTTATCGGGCAGTGATCTTCATGAAGCAAATCTCCGAGGGGCAAATCTAAAAGATGCTGCCTTCGAGTTAATGTTGACACCACTACATATGTCGCAGACTATACGctaa